tatttctttttaaataattaattattattttatttctatagcAATAGACTTCCTTACGATTTGTAAATATCTACTTATTATACACgtttttttcttacaaactGATGCCATACcactatataatatttaccatctaaataaaaacaaatcacaaaaatTTAGCGATGTTGTTAAATATAACTTAACTTCcgtaaatttcaaataattttatcagAAACACCATcacagattttatttttaaatattagtttttgttctaaaaaattacaaatgtgAAAGCAtgcattatttaaattttatacaaaactGAAATGATTTTAGGATTtgaaatcttttaaatatctaaacaaacaatccaacaaaattttgaaatttattatttttaaatttgaaactaatatgaatatatttatttttaaatcacaaaTAGGCATTTTctgataatatattttcaatagttaattattattttatttctttattttacagatttaattaatattttatttctatattaaaaGATTTCCTTACAGATTTGTAAATATCATCTTATTAAACACGTCTTTTTCTTATAAACCGATGCCATACCACTATATAATACTtatattctaaataaaaataaatcgcAAAAATTTAACAATGTTGTTAAGTATAACTTAACTTccgtaaattttaaatatattttatcagaaAGACTATCAcatattcaaatttaaatataattaatttttatctaaaaatacaaaatgtgTTTATTGGATAGAACCAAATCTCCTggatatttttatccaaatatttaaatttatctaaTTTTTGTTCGAAAAAATCCAAGAATGTGATTTTAACCAAATTATTCGAAATTATCCAAAAGCaagaatcaaaccaaaacaTAATTCTATTCATTGTTTCCCATCATAAAGTCTGGTATGATTTGTTTCTTAAACCTTATTTTCCTAAACAATGACAACACACCTCCTGTCCTAGGCTTGTGCACACTCAGTGGTTCAACATACATTGtgtaaaatcaattaaattaattaaagatCTGTGTTTCTGTTAGTGGGAATACATTAGAGAAAGTCAGAAAGACAATAAACATGTACTCTTTCTATCCTTCTCTAATGGCTTCCCGCTAACGAAAACTCAGATCCTAACGGATGACTAAGTAACCGACCAATTAACCGATTAATCGATTTTAGCTCTGCTGTTAACGAAATAAACCCGACTATATTTTTACTATCTGGCTAAGTATTGGCATTAGAATCCAAGCCCAATTGCAAGATATGTGATTAGGTATCGTCGACTATTTATAGATGTCTGCAGCTCTTGTTTCTTTATAATtaaccgatgtgggactttgttacctttatttttgaaaaatcaatactattaaaatatgttttcttttatggaTTTTCCTTgagatattttcttttttttttgttgttgaataACCTCGATGTGTCGTGGCCCCCAACAAGGTGGGTCAAGACTAGCGGCGAGTATCCGGAGTACGCCTTCATGATATTACTTTTTATGTCAATTTTATCAACAACACAAAAGTTCATAGAGGATAAAAGAGGAGATGAAAAAaggaccaccaaatcaacaaggaAAACAATATTATCTCTCAATACTTATATTAATCTCGCATACTAATATATTGATATCTAATATATTCTTTTTGATGTTTAAAAACTGACAAGTTTATATTACGTTCGTTATGAAAATGTTCACCATTTGATAAAAACTTCTCTTCCATTATGAAAAATTGtagtattaaaaaaacatagcaCCTGCTACATATCTTTTTCTACGTCTATAGTGCTTCAGATAGATCTGATCACCTCTTACAGCGGCCAACAAAAGACAGTTCTTAAAGCCTTGGATCTAGTGATTGTTAATGCATGTGATCTCAGGCTTTAGGCCAGGCAATGTTGATGGTATATCTTTTCTGGAAAATCAAAGTTCTTTTGAGACGATACAGTGTTGTCGTCTTCACGTAGAGGGAGAAGAAATGGAATACACGTCTTTGGCTTTAAATGATGTTTATCTTTTTCTTCTAATGGGTTTTAGTATCGAATATTGATGTATATAgctcttaaaatattatattttccttCTAATGAGCTATagcttttacaatatttttgatATACTACAATTGTAGCCGTTATGAAacaatataatatgttttatatcaCTCTTGATACCATATAATATGTACATTTCCAGTATTTTATAGTTAAGATTATATCTAAACATCCAATATCTAATGCTGCAGTTGGTTTATATATATGGCTTTTTACGAAAACATAcactaataaaatttatacaaaacaaaataattttaggatatgaaatcttttaaatatctaaaccgaaaatctaataaaatttcaaattttattattttaaaaatttaaattaaagttaatttatttatttttaaatcagaaATAAGAATTTtctaatactatatatttaaatatttaatttttatttgatttctttttttaataattaataattattttatttctatagcAATATATTTCAGTACATGTTTGTAAAAATCTACTTATTATACACGTCTTTTTCTTATAAACGGATGTCATACcactatataatatttaccatctaaatgaaagaaataaaaaaaaatttagcgatgttgttaaatataatttaacttgcataaatttaaaaataattttatcagaAACACCATcacagattttatttttaaatattaatttttgttctaaAAATTACAAATGTGAAAgcatacattatttaaattttatacaaaactGAAATGATTTTaggatttgaaatattttaaatatctaaacaaacAATCTAACGAAATTtcgaaatttattatttttaaatttgaaactaatattaatatatttatttttaaatcataaatagGAATTTTctgataatatattttcaatagttaattattattttatttctttttacatatttaattaatattttatttctatattaatatatttctttacagatttgtaaatattatcTTATCAAACacgtttttttcttataaaccGAAGCCGTAGcactatataatatttatcttctaaatgaaaataaatcacaaaaatTTAACGATGTTGTTAAGTATAACTTAACTTccgtaaatttaaaatatattttatcagaaAGATTAACAcatattcaaatttaaatataataaatttttttttgtcatcctaataatttttttcttttttttatctaaaaatacaaaatgggATTTTTGGATATAACCAAATCTCCTggatatttttatccaaatatttaaatttatctaatttttgtttgagaaaATCCCAAAATGTGATTTAAACCAAATTTTCGAAATTATCCAAAAGCAAGAATCAAACCAAAACggaattgtattaaaatattatcagatttctaacatttttatccagattaaaccaaaaatataataatcaaacaaaaaaaaattcacaaaagaataaaaaattgcTCCTAtttgttgaaacaaaaaaacaaaaaaaccacAATCGAACtgaaaccaaaaacataaaaggaAATCAAATTGGAATCGAACCGAAAACTAAACACTCAAGACTAAACATATTAGTGAACAAACATACGACTTCATAAATTCGCCAATAAAAAATAGTCATGCGCTTTGAAAGTGCGGATCAAAATATAGTTTTCTAACCCACTAAGTGCTACATAGGGGAGAGGGGGGGGGGACACATTTAGTGCTACAAAGTGGAATATATACCacatttaatataatatttaccatctaaattaaaacaaatcacaaaaatTTAGCGATGTTGTTAAATATAACTTAACTTCcgtaaatttcaaataattttatcagAAACACCATcacagattttatttttaaatcttaatttttgtTCTAAAATTACAAATGTGAAAGCgaacattatttaaattttatacaaaactGAAATGATTTTaggatttgaaatattttaaatatctatcaaacaatctaacaaaatttcgaaatttattattttaaatttgaaactaatattaatatatttatttttaaatcatatatagGCATTTTctgataatatattttcaattgttaattattattttatttcttttttacagatttaattaatattttatttccataTTAATAGATTTCGTTACAGATTTGTAAATATCATCTTATTAAACACGTCTTTTTCTTATAAACCGATGCCATAGcactatataatatttatattctaaatgaaaataaatcaaaaaaatttaacGATGTTGTTAAGattatagaaatgaaaataagagTCGATTGGAGATGCTCCGAAAGATTGAAACCAAGGGGATGTGTCAGTAATAACTATTTCTCATACCAAAAGATATTTTCAGGGAAAATGACAAAACCccagaaagaaaataaaacaatgaatTAAGGGTAATACACAACACAAGACTCGCGCCTTCCGTTCACGTGACAGTCACCTCAATGAACGGCTCTCCTCCAATTCTCGAAACTCTTTTGTTTCTCCCAAAGTCCCATCACAAAATATAAACACAATCTCTCACTTCCAAGTAGCAAACACAATCGAATCAAACAGAACCGATGCTCGCCTCACCTTCCTGTTACTCCCTTGCTGCTTCCAGTTTCCCCCCGTCGCtccactcctcctcctcctctggcAGTAATGTCTTCACCGGCTTCACTCCCATGGGGTTAGTCAGTTACATCTTTCCTCACTTCGAATCGAAAATCGCGATCCGAAAATCATAATTCTGATCTTGAATTTGAATTTTGAGCAGGAAAGTGACGATTCGTACCCGTCATCGTTCAACACTTAAGGTCACTTGTCGCCGCGCACAAGAACGGGTGATAGAGGAGGAAGAATCATCATCTCAAATGGCGGCAGAAACTAAACTGTCCTTCAAAGTTTCCTCTGGTGAGACGTCTCCTCTCGGTGTCACCCAAGTCGACAAGGGAATCAACTTCGCCCTCTTCTCTCACAACGCCACTTCTGTCACACTCTGCTTATCACTTCCTCACAggttcatatgtttttttttgtttcttgccAATGTCACAGCTTCTTGATTCTCAAGTTTCTGTTTAATAATCAGTGATAAGGATGATGTGAATGTTGTTGTGGAGTTGGTTTTGGATCCCAGCGTAAACAAGACTGGAGACACGTGGCACATTTGTGTTGAGGTTGTATTCCCTTAATTCACACAAAAATTCGTTTCTTATTATTTGTCTTCTCATGATTTTTCTACGTTATGAAATAGGATTTGCCACTCAGGAATGTTCTTTATGGTTACCGTGTTGATGGTCCTGGAGAATGGAATCAGGGTCATCGCTTTGACAGCAGCGTTCTGCTTTTGGATCCTTATGCAAAGCTTGTTAAGGGGAGAAGCTTTTTTGGGGATAGTAACCAGAAGTTTGCTCAGTTCTATGGAACTTATGACTTTGAGAGCTCTCCATTTGACTGGGGAGATGACTACCAGTTCCCTAATATCCCTGAGGTAATCATTTCATTTGCCCTTCTTCAGCTACTTGTTGCTGACTCTGttctacagttttttttttttttcaattattttatcatttgttACTGTATTGCAGAAGGATCTTGTTATTTATGAAATGAATGTTCGTGCCTTTACTGCTGATGAGTCCAGTGGGATTGATCCATCTGTAGCAGGAAGTTACCTTGGTCTCATTGAGAAGGTAATCAGTCATATTCGAGGATACGTTTCATCTGGTTGTGTGATGTTTATGTGTAACGTTTATTTATATCTCACTTGTAACTTCTTTCTGTTGAAAGATACCACACCTTCTGGATCTGGGTATTAATGCAGTGGAGTTATTGCCAGTCTTTGAGTTTGATGAACTCGAGCTTCAGAGGCGTCCTAATCCTAGAGATCACATGGTAAGCACAAGTCTAATACTTGTATACAGGAGTGCGCATTTTTCAATGCTTCCACAGGcttaaaagagtttttttttttcgtttgctAGGTTAACACATGGGGTTACTCGACAGTTAACTTTTTTGCTCCGATGAGCCGTTATGCTAGTGGTGAGGGAGACCCTATTAAAGCTTCCAAAGAGTTCAAGGAAATGGTCAAAGCCTTACATTCTGCTGGTATAGAGGTAAGCAAAGCCTCTAAGTCTCTTTTTGCCAAATGAAAAGTTTGTTTGTTGAACTTATgtaacttattattattattattcaaaagTATTCTAATTATTCTTTTTCTGCAGGTTATTTTGGACGTAGTTTATAATCATACCAATGAAGCTGATGATAAGTACCCTTATACCACTTCATTTCGTGGCATAGACAACAAGGTGAGTTGTAAGAGTAGTGAACCTCATttgagtttatttttatattatcttggAACTCTAAAACGGTGTTGAAATCTGTCTGCAGACTTATTACATGCTTGATCCAAACAGCCAACTGCTTAACTATTCCGGCTGTGGTAATTCTATTTTGAAGCTTATACAGGCTTGACTTTTGAAAATTTCGTACTTcaaatgaattaatatatacttcaacgtctctttttttttctgattacaGGAAATACACTGAACTGTAACCATCCTGTTGTTATGGAGCTAATACTAGATAGCCTAAAGCATTGGTATTGAAAAAATCATAATGGACCAACTATCATTATGTATCACTATTAGACACTGTAAACAACCTGAACATAAACACTATTAGTCACTGTGTCttgtgttttcttctcttttactAAACGCAGGGTCACAGAGTATCACGTGGATGGTTTCCGATTTGATCTTGCTAGTGTATTGTGCCGAGACACAGATGGATCTCCACTCAGTGCTCCCCCACTCATAAGGGTAAGTTGATTGTGTATAATCAGATACAGTGGTAGCCGTAAGCATattcattttgatttttcttgATGAATCAGGCAATCGCCAAAGATTCTGTTCTGTCAAGATGTAAAATAATTGCAGAGCCTTGGGATTGTGGAGGATTATATCTTGTCGGGAAGTTTCCAAATTGGGATAGGTAACAGTTTTAGCTTCGATTTCCAAATTGTGATACATAATACTATACTTTGCAGTTACTCTCATAGTACCTACTggattattttttcaaaatacagGTGGGCTGAGTGGAATGGGATGTACAGGGATGATGTTAGAAGATTTATCAAGGTATACAATACAACAATGGAGTTTTGTTTATATGGTATACAACAATGATGTAAGAAGAAGACTTATTGCAGAAACACTATTTTGTTCCATATTTTGTAGGGTGACTGTGGTATGAAAGGAAGCTTTGCAACTCGGGTTTCAGGATCTTCTGATCTTTACCAGGTAAAGATACATTCAAGTTATTGGTTTTTATTTGTAAGGTTTCATGACATCATCGCAGTTACTCGCTTCTTTTACAATAGGTTAACCAGCGGAAACCATACCACGGTGTAAATTTCATAATTGCGCATGATGGATTCACATTGCGAGATCTTGTAACATACAACTCTAAGGTACAGTACTTTTGATTTCTCATGTAATGATGTTGAAGCCTTGATGAGTGTCTATTATGCCCCTTACATATCTCTTCTGTAATTTTATAGCACAATGAAGCTAATGGAGAAGGCGGAAATGATGGATGTAACGACAATTATAGCTGGAACTGTGGTTCGGAAGGTACAGTTATAACTTTTTATCATAACATTTGAAGTTTCTTGTTTTTAGTATTCAAGTTTATACTCTGTTTCTTTGACAGGGGAAACTGGTGATGCGCACATCAAGTCGTTACGTGTTCGACAAATGAAGAATTTTCATTTAGCTTTGATGATTTCTCAGGTAAATCTATTGTCAACATACTATGATATTGTTGTTATTATTAACAATCTTATATGAGACCGACGTTGATCAATGATCAGGGGACACCAATGATGCTAATGGGAGACGAATATGGACATACACGATATGGTAATAACAATAGCTACGGACATGATACTGCTCTCAACAATTTCCAGTGGAAAGAGGCAAGTCTTAACATCTTGCTGTTGTTATGGATTATCCCCTTGGACTGTTGTATCATgtcttgttgtttttttttttaattcagctCGACGCAAAGAAACAGAACCATTTCAGGTTCTTTTCAGAGTTGATCAAGTTCCGACATTCACACCATGTACTAAAGCATGAAAATTTCCTAAGCAAAGTAACTAATCGTTATCCTCTCGTTTACAATGTAGTCCTTGAATCTTTGTGCCTCTACTCTTATGtgtaatgtgtttttttttgtgaaggGAGAGATTACGTGGCATGAAGATAATTGGGACAATCCTGAGAGCAAGTTCCTAGCTTTCACGTAAGTACAAAGATCTCTCATTCATTCTTTGTATTATCGCTTCTAACTGTTAATAAGTATGATTGTTCTTGGCAGGCTCCATGATGGTGTAAACGGCCAAGACGTCTATGCGGCTTTCAACGCCCATGACTACTTTGTCAAGGCTCTGATTCCACTGCCACCTGCGGGAAAGCAATGGTTCCGTCTGGTAagtctttctttctttccatcttctttgGTTCTCCAATTACATGACCGACTCATGTTTGGCACCAGGCTGACACAAACCTCGAGTCACCAGATGACTTTGTAAAGGAAGGTGTGGCTGGCGTGGCTGAGACATACAATGTGGCTCCATTCTCTTCGATCCTTCTCAAGTCCATGTAAAGCAAATCACATCCTTGGTAAAAAGATCCATAAGtgtttatttgattaatatataaaattctaaaatagacaacatttccaatcaaaagatacaatcccctatatattaatcctggaacattacaacatgttttgtagccacgtgtcatcactaggatgattttcagaaatccttagaaaaatatgttggtccatataaatatatattatactttttattaaactaattatcatattaattaatagtcttatattctttctttaaataaaagctacgtaagtttatttccttaaataaaagctacggaattacctaatatgattaacgtatatatgataattattgattacaaatcaaaaatatttgataaaaaaatttgtatcctctacattttattttaattaatattatcaaaaaaaaatcacttaaacatatttaaaaaatagatttttcatatatgttatattttgaattttttaaaacgtctataaattaccaaaaattttaagatgttattaagatgatattttttagaacagAACATGATCggaaacgaaatatttcggatatcgaaaccagatttatatacttaaatatattaattttttttagaatttaatatctaaaagaatattaaaaatatataaaatgttattaagttgtccaaaatacttgaaaatatttacaaatagttaaaaatacatgattaaaatagttaaatgatattcaaaatactaatacttcaaatatctattgatttcttatccgaatattgaagctaaccaaatttatgttaagtttaagtattttagcttgcattatacacatttatatgttataaataatttttttatttttatattttgaaaaatttaaagtatatacgaattttattttttttaaaataaaatgagttatctgagtccaaatccaaaccgaacccgcagatccgaaccggatcgaactcacaaaaaatcgaaatataactgaaccgaaccaaactaaactgaaccaaatggtatccgaatgtccactccaaatcaaatgtaaaaaaaatcttgataacaagatgcattctaattgtaatatttcaatacaacatattttaaaaaactcaccccgcgcatggcgcggattatcatctagtatatacatatatatcgaGCAATGGTAAGTGTATGTTTGTTTAAGGTTTTTATTCCATCTCAGACTCTtatgtttcattttctttaattaaTCTCTATTAAATGCTTGCATCATAGTTGAACATGGGAACCAAACATAAATGTCTCGTAAAATTTAACCTGTGAAGAGGCTATGATGCATAGCAAATTAATTATTCAAGAATAAAACATAGCAAATTTAACAGAAACAACACACTCAGGTTTTGTCTAACATAAACGATGTTAGCAAACTTACAACCACACGAGATGGCATTTAGgattaattaaaataagaagGATCTACCATGTCAAACCGTGACAGCCACATATTCCACCATGTCAAAACGCTCACAGCCAATGACAATATGACACCACTGCACCTTACCCCAAATCTCTCCTCCTTGGCGCCTTTCCAAAGCAATCTCTGCACAGCAAATCATCTTCTCGCCGTACTGTCTTTTAGGAAAGAAGAGAGCCAGCTTATTCGGACCGTAGTTCACCGCATCGCACCACTTTGATTGAGCAGTCTCCACAGCCAAAAACTCCTCCAAACCATTGACAACACTCCAACAGCCCTGCTTCGGATCATACGCCCTCAACGCCTTCCCGGAATGGTCATGATAGTACAAGACGTTGTCAACCACACATGCACCCTTCCAGTCCTCAGAATCCAACACCTCGTCCATCAACTCCCATTTCCTTTCCTCTGGTACATAAACAGAAGAGTAGTCCTTTCTGCGACTTTTCAGGTAAATCTTACCATCCATCACAACAGAATCAGACCAAAAGGGAGTTAGGTCAATAGACGAGATTTCAGGCTCCCAGGATTGTGTTTCTGTATCAAACACTTTGACTGCAGTCCTCAAAGTTGTCGACCCCCAAGCACTCTCCTCATCAAGAACAACACTCAAAGCACCGATTATATAAATCTTCTTCTCGTCAACCACATGAACCATTTGAACATACAAACGCTGAGGAATGTCGGAGATGGGCTGACGTGTGTGAGATGTGCAGTCAATGCTTAGCGCATCGGGATTGTTAAACACATACACCTTCGAACCCACCGGGACACAGTCTCCATGGAAAGACATGGAAGGAATTGATTCGACGATGACCAAGCGGTTTCTGCCGTTGAGTTT
This genomic stretch from Raphanus sativus cultivar WK10039 chromosome 3, ASM80110v3, whole genome shotgun sequence harbors:
- the LOC130509876 gene encoding isoamylase 3, chloroplastic: MLASPSCYSLAASSFPPSLHSSSSSGSNVFTGFTPMGKVTIRTRHRSTLKVTCRRAQERVIEEEESSSQMAAETKLSFKVSSGETSPLGVTQVDKGINFALFSHNATSVTLCLSLPHSDKDDVNVVVELVLDPSVNKTGDTWHICVEDLPLRNVLYGYRVDGPGEWNQGHRFDSSVLLLDPYAKLVKGRSFFGDSNQKFAQFYGTYDFESSPFDWGDDYQFPNIPEKDLVIYEMNVRAFTADESSGIDPSVAGSYLGLIEKIPHLLDLGINAVELLPVFEFDELELQRRPNPRDHMVNTWGYSTVNFFAPMSRYASGEGDPIKASKEFKEMVKALHSAGIEVILDVVYNHTNEADDKYPYTTSFRGIDNKTYYMLDPNSQLLNYSGCGNTLNCNHPVVMELILDSLKHWVTEYHVDGFRFDLASVLCRDTDGSPLSAPPLIRAIAKDSVLSRCKIIAEPWDCGGLYLVGKFPNWDRWAEWNGMYRDDVRRFIKGDCGMKGSFATRVSGSSDLYQVNQRKPYHGVNFIIAHDGFTLRDLVTYNSKHNEANGEGGNDGCNDNYSWNCGSEGETGDAHIKSLRVRQMKNFHLALMISQGTPMMLMGDEYGHTRYGNNNSYGHDTALNNFQWKELDAKKQNHFRFFSELIKFRHSHHVLKHENFLSKGEITWHEDNWDNPESKFLAFTLHDGVNGQDVYAAFNAHDYFVKALIPLPPAGKQWFRLADTNLESPDDFVKEGVAGVAETYNVAPFSSILLKSM